In Xanthomonas sacchari, a genomic segment contains:
- a CDS encoding YebC/PmpR family DNA-binding transcriptional regulator, with protein MGRGPSIEARKNASDAKRGKIFTKIIREIGVAARAGGGDPSNNPRLRVAMDKGLASNMSKDVIERAIKKATGELEGVEYEEVRYEGYAPGGVAVIVDCLTDNRVRTVADVRHAFSKCGGNMGTDGSVAFMFKRLGVLSFAAGADEEKITEAAIEAGADDIVVYPEDGAIDVLTAPEAFQAVKDAMDAAGLAADHAEITFRADNDIAVDGDTAVQVRKLLDMLEDLDDVQNVYSNVDQAALSDGG; from the coding sequence ATGGGTAGAGGCCCCTCGATCGAAGCCCGCAAGAACGCATCCGATGCGAAGCGCGGCAAGATTTTCACCAAGATCATCCGCGAGATCGGCGTCGCCGCGCGCGCCGGCGGCGGCGATCCGTCCAACAACCCGCGGCTGCGCGTGGCGATGGACAAGGGGCTGGCCTCGAACATGTCCAAGGACGTGATCGAGCGCGCGATCAAGAAGGCCACCGGCGAACTGGAAGGCGTGGAGTACGAGGAAGTGCGCTACGAGGGCTACGCCCCGGGCGGCGTGGCGGTGATCGTGGATTGCCTGACCGACAACCGCGTGCGCACCGTGGCCGACGTGCGCCATGCCTTCAGCAAGTGCGGCGGCAACATGGGCACCGATGGCTCGGTGGCCTTCATGTTCAAGCGCCTGGGCGTGCTCAGCTTCGCCGCCGGCGCCGACGAGGAGAAGATCACCGAAGCGGCGATCGAGGCCGGTGCCGACGACATCGTGGTCTACCCCGAGGACGGCGCGATCGACGTGCTGACCGCGCCTGAGGCGTTCCAGGCGGTCAAGGACGCCATGGACGCGGCCGGCCTGGCCGCCGACCACGCCGAAATCACTTTCCGCGCCGACAACGACATCGCCGTGGACGGCGACACCGCGGTGCAGGTACGCAAGCTGCTGGACATGCTGGAAGACCTGGACGACGTGCAGAACGTCTATTCCAACGTGGACCAGGCCGCGCTGAGTGACGGGGGCTGA
- the ruvC gene encoding crossover junction endodeoxyribonuclease RuvC, which translates to MPNPGSTTTRILGIDPGSQRTGVGIIDVDAAGRTRHVHHTPLLLLGEGDFALRLKRLLHGLDALIEEYRPQEVAIERVFMGKSADAALKLGHARGAAICAAVLRDLPVHEYAAKEIKLAIVGKGAAEKQQVQHMVGLMLSLTGKLQADAADALAVAITHAHVRATAQRLGVSTQQAWSRK; encoded by the coding sequence ATCCCCAATCCCGGCTCCACCACCACCCGCATCCTCGGCATCGACCCCGGCTCGCAACGCACCGGCGTCGGCATCATCGACGTGGACGCGGCCGGCCGTACCCGGCACGTGCACCACACGCCGCTGCTGCTGCTGGGCGAGGGCGACTTCGCGCTGCGGCTCAAGCGCCTGCTGCACGGGCTGGATGCGCTGATCGAGGAGTACCGGCCGCAGGAAGTGGCGATCGAGCGGGTGTTCATGGGCAAGAGCGCCGACGCGGCGCTGAAGCTGGGCCATGCCCGTGGCGCGGCGATCTGCGCGGCGGTGCTGCGCGATCTGCCGGTACACGAGTACGCGGCCAAGGAGATCAAGCTCGCCATCGTCGGCAAGGGCGCGGCGGAAAAGCAGCAGGTGCAACACATGGTTGGTCTCATGCTGAGCCTGACCGGCAAACTTCAGGCCGACGCCGCCGACGCGCTGGCGGTCGCCATCACCCATGCCCACGTGCGCGCCACCGCGCAGCGCCTGGGCGTCAGCACGCAGCAGGCGTGGAGCAGAAAATGA